From one Trifolium pratense cultivar HEN17-A07 linkage group LG1, ARS_RC_1.1, whole genome shotgun sequence genomic stretch:
- the LOC123917727 gene encoding uncharacterized protein LOC123917727, which translates to MENLVDTKDKRHHRETTASESPLSSTTTMSSSIDQPTKKRKLHDSPETTAPFLQTLPAPPPLSQDEILAKRRNKDAIRNVFEVYKRIKRCLIQKPVPSTSDLDQSFLALIASSRGCMSVQRIVADLIPRYACHCPKALEAATKVVINMHNWSLALISKEEDSSGIAFETAKACIFGLADICRIASSVAPTSAVIRGIRSAVFQNVLTFFVALFEGKDVSKMIDKNFLNMQDKPEVFSELKQKVLDEDDSSLTKLSKFHTLCILWVFFSCPKELLAACLELLRSATNEGTSNEGQRFMSMVTSLLNDYESVLPLGRENDGPKSCTASIGQGIKEIEVGEKVITDDNHISDGIRKSCLLMLVLNKDPSLRKWTLRRCKKLLDSLTDASLETTSILQGILGMFAQQTEVEDCQVDSDEDKSDSLIFMNRNYVVPRISEEHESIGETSQKGSHFDNGGVSRSVGIEKGDMPNVRCSTPRDSANHQIFSPTVRTAVDYRSNSFEGRNDFPTVEKNQVSNMNFNSPLSRSSSGAVSNVLASPNHHFMSPSSLAKSQIVWCGDGDPAAVDIVAASKQLWVGCVAPDMPESHIRFQIERFGPVEKFIFFPLKGFALVEYRRIIDAIKARHYAPGNFPCRVKFMDIGLGTRGAMNGVAIGSSFHIYVGNISSQWAKDEILHESRKVVYKGPLTVIDLSCEFALLMEFETPEEAASVMLHLRQFRRERSNYNPHFGPGTVNVVSPHSRTLPGSPAESSRTRMSHLGNILSSLRAKYNINQNIVLHDNYITGNSCASSMREEDTVPSSTLWITIPHSSSQFLTDDELMSICNLAIGNSGSIARLTQAKMHMGDGWFVECSNVDGAVSILKNLRACPGLFFQIEFSKPGNQNAVPFSIKPENHAMELVSPRLNAENHGSGVHGAPLSQSNRHFPDSREISEVGGRKPDGYNHLSLDPHQGGNVPHVYSGAHGPSIPPPQQIQSSPFTRPVYVPPNGPWDPHGINNQLPVNQFQTGVMPNNFNGSPFIPASVAPVGQIQGTPMQPYNQQIPPSIVPPPLASLPPPQPEMPSLHPHPSSLPPLPQTQPPLVPPPPGSPPPPPPPLPVQEPVNMECSGQTLQYQWQGNLCKSGVSYCTIYACRADSDICRYSNTTPEPSEWPTKLDMTKRTDFRHVQTTFAATPSHRREVCRLIPSSTSDDRRFQDFVSYLKQRDCAGVIKIPGSKSIWARLLFILPHSLEMCSMLSIAPDPSDCLIALVLPKETNFEWM; encoded by the exons ATGGAGAATCTTGTAGACACAAAAGATAAACGACACCATAGAGAAACCACCGCATCAGAGTCACCACTCTCTTCCACCACCACCATGTCCTCCTCCATTGACCAACCTACGAAGAAGCGAAAGCTCCACGACTCTCCGGAAACTACCGCCCCCTTTCTGCAAACCCTACCTGCTCCTCCGCCGTTATCTCAAGATGAAATTCTCGCAAAACGCAGAAACAAAGACGCAATTCGAAACGTTTTCGAAGTTTACAAACGAATTAAACGTTGCCTCATTCAGAAACCAGTTCCCTCCACATCTGACCTTGACCAGAGCTTTCTTGCTCTCATCGCTTCTTCCAGAG GTTGTATGAGTGTACAGAGAATTGTGGCCGATTTAATTCCTCGATATGCTTGTCACTGTCCAAAAGCTTTGGAAGCCGCAACTAAAGTGGTTATCAATATGCATAACTGGAGTTTGGCTTTGATCAGTAAGGAAGAGGATTCCAGTGGTATTGCATTTGAAACTGCTAAAGCTTGTATTTTTGGATTGGCTGATATTTGCCGCATTGCTTCTTCAGTAGCACCAACATCAGCTGTAATTAGAGGAATTCGCTCAGCAGTTTTTCAAAATGTGCTCACCTTTTTTGTTGCGTTATTTGAGGGAAAGGATGTATCAAAGATGATTGACAAGAATTTCCTGAATATGCAAGATAAACCTGAGGTCTTTTCTGAATTGAAACAAAAGGTTTTAGATGAAGATGATTCTTCATTGACTAAATTGTCTAAGTTTCATACATTATGTATACTTTGGGTATTCTTCTCTTGTCCAAAAGAACTGCTTGCAGCTTGTTTGGAACTCTTACGCTCCGCCACAAACGAGGGAACTTCTAACGAAGGGCAACGTTTTATGAGTATGGTGACTAGCTTGCTTAATGATTATGAATCAGTTCTCCCTTTGGGCAGAGAAAACGATGGACCTAAATCATGTACCGCTTCTATTGGGCAAGGCATCAAAGAGATTGAGGTTGGCGAAAAAGTTATCACCGATGACAACCATATATCCGATGGTATTCGAAAGAGCTGTTTGCTTATGCTG GTTCTTAACAAGGACCCCTCACTGCGGAAATGGACTCTACGTCGATGTAAGAAGTTACTTGACTCACTCACTGATGCTTCACTGGAAACTACATCAATATTGCAAGGAATTCTTGGAATGTTCGCACAACAGACAGAGGTAGAAGACTGTCAAGTAGATAGTGATGAAGACAAGTCTGATTCTTTAATTTTCATGAATAGAAACTATGTGGTTCCTAGGATCTCTGAGGAACATGAAAGTATTGGTGAAACATCACAAAAAG GTTCTCATTTTGATAATGGAGGGGTATCAAGGTCTGTGGGCATTGAGAAAGGTGACATGCCTAATGTTAGATGTTCCACACCTAGGGACTCTGCAAACCATCAGATATTCTCACCTACAGTTAGAACAGCAGTAGACTATAGGAGTAATTCATTTGAAGGTAGAAATGATTTCCCAACTGTCGAGAAAAATCAAGTTTCGAATATGAATTTCAATTCACCTCTGTCGAGGTCCTCTAGTGGAGCTGTCAGCAATGTTTTGGCTTCTCCTAATCACCATTTTATGTCACCGTCTTCTTTAGCCAAAAGTCAAATTGTTTGGTGCGGTGATGGGGATCCTGCTGCTGTTGATATTGTTGCTGCTTCTAAGCAGCTATGGGTAGGTTGTGTAGCACCTGACATGCCCGAAAGCCATATTAGGTTTCAAATAGAGAGGTTTGGTCCTGTTGAAAAGTTTATATTCTTCCCATTGAAAGGATTTGCTTTAGTTGAGTACAGAAGGATAATTGATGCGATAAAAGCTCGACACTATGCACCTGGAAATTTTCCTTGCCGTGTAAAGTTCATGGACATAGGACTTGGTACTAGGGGTGCAATGAATGGTGTTGCAATTGGCTCTAGTTTTCATATTTATGTTGGAAATATTTCCAGTCAATGGGCCAAGGATGAGATTCTTCATGAATCAAGGAAAGTAGTTTATAAAGGTCCTCTCACAGTGATTGATCTTAGCTGTGAGTTTGCATTACTTATGGAGTTTGAAACCCCTGAAGAAGCTGCCTCCGTCATGTTGCATCTGAGACAGTTCCGAAGAGAAAGAAGTAATTATAACCCGCATTTTGGTCCAGGAACAGTTAATGTTGTATCACCTCATTCTCGAACTTTACCTGGGAGCCCTGCTGAGAGCAGTCGAACAAGAATGTCTCACTTGGGTAACATACTATCTTCATTGCGTGCAAAGTATAATATTAATCAAAACATAGTTCTCCATGATAATTATATTACTGGAAATAGTTGTGCTTCTTCCATGCGTGAGGAAGATACAGTGCCATCCAGCACTCTTTGGATAACTATTCCTCATAGTAGTTCCCAGTTCCTCACAGATGATGAGCTAATGAGTATTTGCAACCTTGCTATTGGAAACTCTGGTTCCATTGCACGGTTAACACAAGCAAAAATGCACATGGGAGATGGTTGGTTTGTTGAATGTAGTAATGTTGATGGTGCAGTTTCCATCTTAAAGAATCTGCGTGCTTGTCCAGGATTGTTCTTCCAAATAGAATTCAG CAAACCGGGAAATCAGAATGCTGTACCGTTTTCAATTAAACCTGAAAACCATGCTATGGAGCTTGTTTCCCCCAGACTAAATGCTGAGAATCATGGCAGTGGAGTACATGGTGCACCTCTGTCTCAGTCAAATCGGCACTTCCCTGATTCAAGGGAGATATCAGAAGTTGGAGGAAGGAAACCTGATGGCTATAATCATTTATCACTGGATCCTCATCAAGGAG GAAATGTTCCACATGTATACTCTGGAGCACATGGACCTTCCATTCCACCACCACAACAAATTCAGTCATCTCCTTTCACCCGCCCTGTTTATGTTCCTCCAAATGGGCCATGGGATCCCCATGGCATAAATAATCAGTTACCTGTCAACCAATTCCAGACAGGAGTAATGCCAAATAATTTTAACGGCAGTCCTTTTATACCTGCTTCAGTAGCTCCAGTTGGTCAGATACAAGGAACTCCAATGCAACCCTATAACCAACAGATTCCTCCGTCAATTGTACCACCACCTTTGGCATCTTTGCCACCTCCTCAGCCTGAAATGCCATCTCTTCATCCGCATCCTTCTTCTCTCCCACCTCTACCCCAGACACAACCACCCTTGGTTCCTCCACCACCTGGTTCTcctcctccacctcctccaCCACTGCCTGTCCAAGAACCGGTCAATATGGAATGTTCGGGGCAGACACTGCAGTATCAATGGCAGGGCAATCTCTGTAAAAGTGGAGTTAGCTACTGTACAATTTATGCATGCAGAGCAGATTCAGATATTTGCAGATATTCGAATACCACACCCGAGCCTTCCGA ATGGCCCACCAAATTAGACATGACTAAACGGACAGATTTTCGACATGTGCAAACAACATTTGCTGCCACTCCATCTCATAGA AGGGAAGTGTGCCGTTTAATCCCATCTTCCACAAGTGACGACAGAAGG TTTCAGGATTTCGTATCATATTTAAAACAGAGGGATTGTGCTGGAGTTATTAAAATCCCAGGTTCAAAATCCATATGGGCAAGGCTGCTATTTATACTTCCTCATTCACTTGAAATGTGCTCGATGCTTTCTATTGCACCCGATCCATCTGATTGCCTAATTGCTTTAGTCTTACCCAAAGAAACAAACTTTGAGTGGATGTGA
- the LOC123917734 gene encoding transcription factor RSL2-like gives MEPIVGAFPDGEWDFFRKMFASEDHEYYSQQFLDQNSLLLGEDDGLNNVTQSTFYSSENECMFYSFDHISNSNYISQSQENSYNSNSSASDDTNQYFSYPNQVLLENNVDTCKSMDENFFASFVTPFNEIVMEENMKLNEDVIGSDDHILEKNDYTTHVDFPNKNELQMQLKRKLDVIEVEEKINKKSENPKKKSRVSKDGQGCMKNARSKNNLKKVASNEEIAEEIDNGGSNGNSSSSNISEDENGSQENSGGTTLNSNGKTRASRGSATDPQSLYARKRRERINERLRILQNLVPNGTKVDISTMLEEAVNYVKFLQVQIKLLSSDDMWMYAPLAYNGLDIGLNLNNSLPL, from the exons ATGGAACCTATAGTAGGAGCTTTCCCTGATGGAGAATGGGATTTCTTTCGCAAAATGTTTGCTAGTGAAGATCATGAATATTACTCACAACAATTTCTTGATCAAAATTCACTTCTTCTAGGGGAAGATGATGGATTGAACAATGTAACACAATCCACATTTTACTCTTCTGAAAATGAGTGTATGTTTTATTCTTTTGATCATATCTCAAACTCTAACTATATTTCTCAATCTCAAGAAAATAGTTACAATAGCAATTCTAGTGCTAGTGATGATACAAATCAATATTTTAGTTATCCTAATCAAGTATTATTAGAAAATAATGTTGATACTTGTAAATCCATGGATGAGAATTTTTTTGCTTCATTTGTCACACCCTTTAATGAGATTGTAATGGAAGAGAATATGAAATTGAATGAAGATGTTATTGGAAGTGATGATCATATTTTGGAGAAAAATGATTACACTACTCATGTTGATTTTCCAAACAAGAATGAGTTGCAAATGCAGCTCAAAAGGAAGCTTGATGTGATAGaagttgaagaaaaaataaacaagaaatCCGAGAATCCAAAGAAAAAATCCCGTGTTTCAAAAGAT GGGCAAGGATGCATGAAAAATGCAAGGTCAAAGAATAACTTGAAGAAAGTTGCTAGCAATGAAGAGATTGCAGAAGAGATTGATAATGGAGGATCAAATGGAAATAGTTCTAGTAGTAACATTTCTGAGGATGAAAATGGTTCTCAAGAAAATAGTGGAGGTACTACTCTAAACTCAAATGGGAAGACAAGAGCTAGTAGAGGTTCAGCAACAGATCCCCAAAGTCTATATGCAAGG aaaagaagagagagaataaaTGAGCGGCTAAGAATTCTACAAAATCTTGTACCAAACGGAACAAAG GTTGATATAAGTACAATGCTTGAAGAGGCAGTCAATTATGTGAAATTTTTACAAGTTCAAATCAAG CTTTTGAGCTCTGATGATATGTGGATGTATGCACCACTTGCTTATAATGGACTTGACATTGGACTCAATCTCAACAATTCTCTACCACTATGA
- the LOC123894126 gene encoding uncharacterized protein LOC123894126 produces the protein MAFVVWNERFTVHQLQRHNDVPVEDPRPVRWEKPGAGWIKCNVDVAFVVGSGVTSMGLCFRDTNGHFVAGLTQWQQPFYSIVEGETLTLLLAMKEAIHRGFERVQFESDSKLLVFPELLEINKKRSQN, from the exons ATGGCGTTCGTCGTATGGAACGAGCGGTTTACTGTCCACCAACTGCAGCGTCATAACGATGTTCCTGTTGAGGATCCTAGGCCGGTTCGGTGGGAGAAACCAGGAGCGGGATGGATAAAGTGTAATGTTGATGTTGCGTTTGTAGTTGGGTCCGGTGTTACTTCTATGGGTCTTTGCTTTCGTGATACCAATGGACATTTTGTGGCTGGCTTGACTCAATGGCAGCAACCTTTTTATTCCATAGTGGAAGGCGAAACACTGACACTATTACTTGCAATGAAAGAGGCTATCCATCGTGGATTTGAGCGAgtccaatttgaaagtgactcaaagttgCTG GTATTTCCGGAACTTCtcgaaataaataaaaaaaggtcaCAAAATTAA
- the LOC123899383 gene encoding zinc finger protein ZAT10-like, which yields MALEALNSPTSTTPKFTFDDSPSLPWTKRKRSKRSRSCTEDEYLALCLIMLARGKTNAHDFNPNPAVTTDNNNVNNKHSYKCSVCNKEFSSYQALGGHKASHRKNSTTAAGTAGVDEQSTSSAATTTSSANTAVGNGGGVRSHECSICHKSFPTGQALGGHKRRHYEGTVGGNGGGGGGSAATTTVSEVGSTHTRDFDLNIPAFPEFGNKVGEDEVESPHPVMIKKKPRVFVVPKIEIPILH from the coding sequence atggCTCTAGAAGCACTTAACTCACCCACTTCTACTACCCCTAAATTCACTTTTGATGATTCACCTTCTCTTCCATGGACTAAACGTAAACGTTCTAAGCGTTCACGTTCTTGCACTGAAGATGAGTATCTTGCTCTCTGTCTCATCATGCTCGCTCGTGGCAAAACCAACGCTCACGATTTCAACCCAAATCCAGCAGTAACCACTGACAACAACAACGTTAACAATAAACATAGTTATAAATGTTCTGTTTGTAACAAAGAGTTTTCTTCTTATCAAGCACTTGGTGGGCACAAAGCAAGTCACCGAAAAAACTCTACCACCGCCGCTGGAACTGCCGGAGTTGATGAACAATCAACTTCATCAGCCGCAACCACAACAAGTTCTGCAAACACAGCCGTTGGAAACGGTGGTGGTGTTAGATCTCATGAGTGTTCGATTTGTCATAAGTCTTTTCCAACTGGACAAGCTTTGGGTGGACACAAACGTCGTCACTATGAAGGTACTGTCGGCGGCAAcggcggtggtggtggtggttctgCTGCTACAACAACTGTATCTGAAGTAGGGTCCACACATACTCGTGATTTCGATCTGAATATCCCGGCTTTTCCGGAGTTTGGTAACAAGGTCGGTGAAGATGAAGTTGAAAGTCCTCATCCTGTTATGATCAAGAAAAAGCCTCGTGTTTTCGTGGTGCCCAAGATTGAAATTCCTATTCTCCATTGA